Proteins from a single region of Catenulispora acidiphila DSM 44928:
- a CDS encoding lipase chaperone: protein MWVDLNPVTADVEPGAETTVTITVRNTGDIVEEYHLQATGDPGQWGSIEPQTLRLYPGTTGTAQLTFTPPRSAEAQAGPQPYAVKVTPRESRENTFAIEGVLRIAEFADLRAELLPSTTRGWHRGKVRLAVDNYSNVVTSAAVSTTSTNSNLQVDIRTAALRLQPGRAQFSKFSVRPGRLLWFGVKAKHQYNVTVTPSGLGQPVSLQGTYLQSALLPRWLQRLLMFFAAAAAAILALWFGIHPSFATSAQASPQPAAATAPTVIVIQPTPAAPSSTPSPKPTTSSAAPPPPPSSSKSVAPPPASTSKAAAPPPSKTPAPPQPPTQRKTTNILNYSANASVDLNMDKFNDGQQVDIWPTNHSNAQTWTVWSYSDGTMVIQSNDKPESAGTKVLQVDEHNSADVDISDDWNGVAGLKAHLTAPFQVWTFTSIPGHANYGVLKNQQSGTCLASKGSAQWLTTVPCNTGDQTQWFWLFAV, encoded by the coding sequence GTGTGGGTTGACCTGAACCCGGTGACGGCGGACGTCGAACCGGGTGCCGAGACCACGGTGACCATCACCGTGCGCAACACCGGCGACATCGTCGAGGAGTACCACCTGCAGGCGACCGGCGACCCCGGGCAGTGGGGAAGCATCGAGCCGCAGACGCTGCGCCTGTATCCCGGCACGACCGGCACCGCGCAGCTGACGTTCACGCCGCCGCGCAGCGCCGAGGCCCAGGCGGGCCCGCAGCCGTACGCGGTGAAGGTGACGCCGCGCGAGAGCCGCGAGAACACCTTCGCCATCGAAGGCGTGCTGCGTATCGCAGAGTTCGCCGATCTGCGCGCCGAGCTCCTGCCGTCCACCACGCGCGGCTGGCATCGCGGCAAGGTCCGCCTCGCCGTCGACAACTACAGCAACGTCGTCACGAGCGCAGCGGTGTCGACCACCTCGACCAACTCCAACCTGCAAGTGGACATCCGCACCGCAGCGCTGCGATTGCAGCCGGGACGCGCGCAGTTCAGCAAATTCAGCGTCCGCCCGGGGCGGTTGCTGTGGTTCGGCGTCAAGGCAAAGCACCAATACAACGTCACCGTCACCCCCTCAGGACTGGGGCAGCCGGTCAGCCTTCAGGGCACCTACCTGCAATCGGCACTGCTTCCCCGCTGGCTCCAGCGGCTGCTGATGTTCTTCGCAGCCGCCGCGGCGGCGATCCTCGCGCTGTGGTTCGGGATCCATCCGTCCTTCGCCACCAGCGCGCAGGCCTCGCCGCAGCCGGCCGCCGCGACCGCGCCGACGGTCATCGTCATCCAGCCGACGCCGGCGGCGCCTTCCAGCACCCCGTCGCCGAAGCCGACGACGAGTTCGGCCGCGCCGCCGCCCCCGCCGAGCAGTTCCAAGTCCGTCGCCCCGCCGCCGGCCTCCACGTCCAAGGCCGCCGCTCCGCCGCCGTCGAAGACCCCGGCGCCTCCGCAGCCGCCGACCCAGCGCAAGACGACCAACATCCTGAACTACTCGGCCAACGCCTCGGTCGACCTGAACATGGACAAGTTCAACGACGGCCAGCAGGTGGACATCTGGCCCACCAACCACTCCAACGCCCAGACCTGGACCGTCTGGAGCTACTCGGACGGCACGATGGTCATCCAGTCCAACGACAAGCCCGAGAGCGCCGGCACGAAGGTCCTTCAGGTGGACGAGCACAATTCCGCCGACGTCGACATCTCGGATGACTGGAACGGGGTAGCCGGTCTGAAGGCGCATCTGACCGCGCCGTTCCAGGTCTGGACCTTCACCAGCATCCCCGGCCACGCGAACTACGGCGTGCTGAAGAACCAGCAGAGCGGGACCTGTCTGGCGAGCAAGGGCTCCGCGCAGTGGCTCACGACGGTGCCCTGTAACACCGGGGACCAGACGCAGTGGTTCTGGCTGTTCGCGGTGTGA
- a CDS encoding phage tail sheath family protein: MPTYLSPGVYVEEVASGSRPIEGVGTSVAAFVGLAPRGALNAPTLVTNWSQYVAEFGEFTEGYYLAHSVYGFFNNGGTVCYVVRVGGTEGGLAGPGSADGRTGRGVSAGHRGVVTGAERQALTAGEPVSLGGFKVGAASGVSGQVSVEVADVPAGEGDKGADAGDRFRLVVKVDDKVAETFDVSANKKAGRSYVTTQVRERSKVIIVEEAGSGTLARPENQTVQVPTAAAGGAPAGAEVAEPVSTGSYIGDSADRTGFGGLEAIDEITMVAVPDLMSAYLQGTISEEEVKAVQTALIGHCELMGDRVAIIDPLPNLNAQQIRTWRQTGAGYDSHYAAMYYPWIRVFDPAAGKSIAVPPSGHMAGVWARSDAERGVHKAPANEIVRGAVDLELQITKGEQDLLNPIGVNCIRAFPGRGIRVWGARTLSSDPAWRYLNVRRYFNYLEESILSGTQWVVFEPNDQALWARVRRNISAFLVNEWRGGALFGSRAEDSFYVKCDEETNPPESVDVGRVICEIGIAPVKPAEFVVFRLAQISGGGSELEE, from the coding sequence ATGCCGACATATCTGTCGCCGGGCGTCTACGTGGAAGAGGTGGCCAGCGGCTCGCGGCCCATCGAGGGCGTGGGTACCTCGGTCGCGGCCTTTGTCGGCCTCGCGCCGCGGGGCGCGCTGAACGCGCCGACGCTGGTCACCAACTGGTCCCAGTACGTCGCGGAGTTCGGTGAGTTCACCGAGGGCTACTACCTGGCGCACTCGGTGTACGGGTTCTTCAACAACGGCGGGACCGTCTGCTACGTGGTCCGCGTCGGCGGCACCGAGGGCGGTCTGGCCGGTCCGGGCAGCGCCGACGGCCGGACCGGGCGGGGCGTCAGCGCCGGGCACCGGGGCGTGGTGACCGGCGCCGAGCGCCAGGCGCTGACCGCCGGCGAGCCGGTCAGCCTCGGCGGCTTCAAGGTCGGCGCCGCCTCCGGCGTCTCGGGCCAGGTCTCGGTCGAGGTCGCCGACGTCCCGGCGGGCGAGGGCGACAAGGGCGCCGACGCCGGCGACCGCTTCCGCCTCGTGGTCAAGGTCGACGACAAGGTCGCCGAGACCTTCGACGTCTCGGCCAACAAGAAGGCCGGCCGCTCCTACGTCACCACCCAGGTGCGCGAGCGCTCGAAGGTCATCATCGTGGAGGAAGCCGGCTCCGGCACGCTGGCCCGCCCGGAGAACCAGACCGTGCAGGTCCCGACCGCGGCCGCCGGCGGCGCCCCGGCCGGCGCCGAGGTGGCAGAGCCGGTGTCCACCGGCTCCTACATCGGCGACTCGGCCGACCGCACCGGCTTCGGCGGCCTGGAGGCGATCGACGAGATCACCATGGTCGCCGTCCCGGACCTGATGTCCGCCTACCTGCAGGGCACCATCTCCGAGGAGGAGGTGAAGGCGGTCCAGACCGCCTTGATCGGGCACTGCGAGCTGATGGGCGACCGGGTCGCGATCATCGACCCGCTGCCGAACCTGAACGCCCAGCAGATCCGCACCTGGCGGCAGACCGGCGCCGGCTACGACTCGCACTACGCGGCGATGTACTACCCGTGGATCCGGGTCTTCGACCCGGCCGCCGGCAAGTCGATCGCGGTCCCGCCGTCCGGCCACATGGCCGGCGTCTGGGCCCGCAGCGACGCCGAGCGCGGCGTGCACAAGGCGCCCGCGAACGAGATCGTGCGCGGCGCGGTGGACCTGGAGCTGCAGATCACCAAGGGCGAGCAGGACCTGCTCAACCCGATCGGTGTGAACTGCATCCGCGCCTTCCCCGGCCGCGGCATCCGGGTCTGGGGCGCGCGCACCCTGTCCTCGGACCCGGCGTGGCGCTACCTGAACGTCCGCCGCTACTTCAACTACCTGGAGGAGTCGATCCTCTCCGGGACGCAGTGGGTGGTGTTCGAGCCGAACGACCAGGCGCTGTGGGCCCGCGTGCGCCGCAACATCTCGGCCTTCCTGGTCAACGAATGGCGCGGCGGCGCGCTGTTCGGCTCCCGCGCCGAGGACTCCTTCTACGTCAAGTGCGACGAGGAGACCAACCCGCCGGAGTCGGTGGACGTCGGCCGCGTGATCTGCGAGATCGGCATCGCCCCGGTCAAGCCCGCCGAGTTCGTGGTCTTCCGCCTGGCGCAGATCTCCGGCGGCGGCAGCGAGCTGGAGGAGTAG
- a CDS encoding long-chain-fatty-acid--CoA ligase: MTFNLATILRESRLASPGKPLCHSQQATLTYEQVDEASGRMAAALLALGLRRGDRVAVQLPNLPEFIVSYFGILKAGLIMVPLNPLLKGREIAYHLRDSGSTILVAFSLLAAEAVAGAEEAGGTAVYVVSPPGHDQIPPGTKPFAELLDAADTGDIAPTNADDTAVVLYTSGTTGKPKGAELTHFQLYMNCTVSGDLFGIRPDDVSLAVLPLFHVFGLSSVLNVAVRNAGTMALVPRFEIEPVLDAMEKHRCTIFSGVPTMYFALLHADTAERDLSALRVGCSGGAPIPGEVIRAFEEKFPGVVILEGYGLSESASTTTFNISAEQRKVGSIGKPVWGVETRVVDDAGRTLPPRPEHVGEIVIRGHNMMKGYWGNPEATAEAVRDGWFHTGDLGYADEDGYFYIVDRKKDMVIRGGFNVYPREVEEVLYTHPAIAEAAVIGRADERLGEEVVAYVALKAGAHADEQDVIAFCRDRMAPYKYPREVRFLSALPVGPTGKILKKELRA, translated from the coding sequence ATGACCTTCAACCTCGCGACGATCCTCCGCGAGTCGCGGCTGGCCTCTCCGGGCAAGCCGTTGTGCCACAGCCAGCAGGCGACGCTCACCTACGAACAGGTCGACGAGGCCTCGGGCCGGATGGCAGCCGCGCTGCTCGCGCTCGGTCTGCGCCGCGGCGACCGGGTCGCGGTGCAGCTGCCCAACCTGCCGGAATTCATAGTCAGCTACTTCGGGATTCTGAAAGCCGGGCTGATCATGGTCCCGCTGAACCCGTTGCTGAAGGGGCGCGAGATCGCCTACCACCTGCGCGATTCGGGATCGACGATCCTCGTGGCCTTCAGCCTGCTGGCGGCCGAGGCGGTCGCAGGAGCCGAAGAAGCCGGCGGTACCGCGGTCTACGTCGTGAGCCCGCCCGGGCACGACCAGATCCCGCCCGGCACGAAGCCCTTCGCCGAGCTGCTGGACGCCGCCGACACCGGCGACATCGCGCCGACCAATGCCGACGACACCGCCGTGGTCCTCTACACCAGCGGAACCACCGGCAAGCCCAAGGGCGCCGAGCTGACCCACTTCCAGCTCTACATGAACTGCACCGTCTCCGGCGACCTGTTCGGCATCCGGCCCGACGACGTGAGCCTCGCGGTCCTCCCGCTGTTCCATGTCTTCGGCCTGTCCAGCGTCCTGAACGTCGCCGTCCGCAACGCCGGCACGATGGCGCTGGTGCCGCGCTTCGAGATCGAACCGGTCCTGGACGCGATGGAGAAGCACCGCTGCACCATCTTCTCCGGCGTCCCCACGATGTACTTCGCGCTGCTGCACGCCGACACCGCCGAGCGCGACCTGTCCGCGCTGCGCGTCGGCTGCTCCGGCGGCGCGCCGATCCCCGGGGAGGTGATCCGCGCCTTCGAGGAGAAGTTCCCCGGCGTGGTGATCCTGGAGGGCTACGGCCTGTCGGAGTCGGCGAGCACGACGACCTTCAACATCAGCGCCGAGCAGCGGAAGGTCGGCTCGATCGGCAAGCCGGTGTGGGGTGTGGAGACCCGGGTGGTCGACGACGCCGGCCGGACGCTGCCGCCCAGGCCCGAGCACGTCGGCGAGATCGTCATCCGCGGCCACAACATGATGAAGGGCTACTGGGGCAACCCCGAGGCGACCGCCGAGGCGGTCCGCGACGGCTGGTTCCACACCGGCGACCTCGGCTACGCCGACGAGGACGGCTACTTCTACATCGTCGACCGCAAGAAGGACATGGTCATCCGCGGCGGGTTCAACGTCTACCCGCGGGAGGTCGAAGAAGTCCTGTACACCCATCCGGCGATCGCCGAGGCCGCGGTCATCGGGCGCGCCGACGAGCGGCTGGGGGAGGAGGTGGTGGCCTACGTCGCGCTCAAGGCCGGGGCGCACGCCGATGAGCAGGACGTGATCGCGTTCTGCCGAGACCGGATGGCGCCCTACAAGTATCCGCGCGAGGTGCGCTTTCTCAGCGCTCTGCCGGTCGGCCCGACCGGAAAGATCCTGAAGAAGGAACTGCGGGCGTGA
- a CDS encoding DUF6760 family protein, which translates to MTYAADQLRDEVAYVAYHFHWALDQILDLEHGDRRAFVTGIAGLNARAAEE; encoded by the coding sequence GTGACGTACGCGGCCGACCAGCTCCGCGACGAGGTCGCGTACGTCGCCTACCACTTCCACTGGGCCCTGGACCAGATCCTCGACCTGGAGCACGGCGACCGGCGCGCCTTCGTGACCGGCATCGCCGGCCTGAACGCACGCGCAGCGGAGGAGTGA
- a CDS encoding phage tail protein — protein MTTAAQDPGSSLFFKLTIDGQDLGLFNQCEGLSAEVEVYQHKEGGNNGYTTFLPGRVSHGNITMTRPLTPDSGKIAAWISSIATGIQRPTAQIAALRADGTLVVQWGLLDVLPVSWSGPTLDPTSNTVATERLVIAHHGFTESGA, from the coding sequence ATGACCACCGCCGCTCAGGATCCGGGTTCGAGCCTGTTTTTCAAGCTGACCATTGATGGTCAGGATCTTGGTTTGTTCAACCAGTGCGAGGGCTTGTCCGCCGAGGTGGAGGTCTATCAGCACAAGGAGGGTGGGAACAATGGGTACACCACCTTTCTGCCGGGGCGGGTCAGTCATGGGAACATCACGATGACGCGGCCGTTGACGCCGGACAGCGGCAAGATCGCGGCGTGGATCTCCTCGATCGCCACGGGGATTCAGCGGCCGACGGCGCAGATCGCTGCTTTGCGGGCGGACGGGACGCTGGTGGTGCAGTGGGGGTTGCTGGACGTGCTGCCGGTCAGCTGGAGCGGGCCGACGCTGGATCCGACCAGCAACACCGTGGCCACCGAGCGGTTGGTCATCGCCCACCACGGCTTCACCGAATCGGGAGCGTGA
- a CDS encoding CIS tube protein, translating to MAVQPGVSLVKASLTIKEPPIGPALEPGGTMREINFQFNPETLTLAKSANWSNTPLPLFKYVSIPSFGGADPYTLTFQLFLDSSMTPAGTKVQDDVEALLKCCEVTDQSIAAFQPSTPWVFFQWGSFSTVSFNAYVQNISANYTYFDPSGVPLRATCDLTITQIPGLTLGQNPTSGALSAHRSHRVRAGDTLQSMAWSEYGDATAWRTIAEANEIDDPMRLTPGAELLIPAPDQVRR from the coding sequence ATGGCCGTGCAGCCCGGAGTCAGCCTCGTCAAGGCCTCGCTGACGATCAAGGAGCCGCCGATCGGTCCCGCGCTGGAGCCCGGCGGGACGATGCGGGAGATCAACTTCCAGTTCAACCCTGAGACGCTGACGCTGGCCAAGAGCGCCAACTGGAGCAACACCCCGCTTCCCCTGTTCAAGTACGTCAGCATCCCCAGCTTCGGCGGCGCCGATCCCTACACCCTCACCTTCCAGCTCTTCCTCGACTCCTCGATGACGCCGGCCGGCACCAAGGTGCAGGACGACGTCGAGGCCCTGCTCAAGTGCTGCGAGGTGACCGACCAGTCGATCGCCGCCTTCCAACCCTCCACGCCGTGGGTCTTCTTCCAGTGGGGCAGCTTCTCCACGGTCAGTTTCAACGCATATGTGCAAAACATCTCTGCTAACTACACGTACTTCGACCCCTCCGGGGTTCCCTTGCGGGCCACCTGTGATCTGACGATCACTCAGATCCCCGGCCTCACCCTGGGTCAGAACCCCACCTCCGGCGCCCTGTCCGCGCACCGCTCGCATCGCGTGCGCGCCGGAGACACCCTGCAGTCCATGGCCTGGTCCGAGTACGGCGACGCCACCGCGTGGCGGACCATCGCCGAGGCCAACGAGATCGACGACCCGATGCGGCTGACGCCGGGCGCCGAGCTGCTCATCCCCGCCCCCGACCAGGTGCGGAGGTGA
- a CDS encoding phage tail protein, translating to MGLMNGDSAAAHNFALQIDGVQVEYLAEVGALQLEQDVIKHVQNNPQGKPVVRMMPGISQGGTVSVTRGQTQSSSFTNWINESLAGNMGSARKNATIIYMDYMNNPIKRYDLRNAWCCKVETAGTKAGEAQVLTEQVTITFEELVIA from the coding sequence ATGGGTTTGATGAACGGCGACTCCGCCGCCGCGCACAACTTCGCCCTCCAGATCGACGGCGTGCAGGTCGAGTACCTCGCCGAGGTCGGCGCGCTCCAGCTGGAGCAGGACGTGATCAAGCACGTGCAGAACAACCCGCAGGGCAAGCCGGTCGTCCGCATGATGCCGGGCATCTCCCAGGGCGGCACGGTCTCGGTGACCCGCGGCCAGACGCAGAGCTCGTCGTTCACCAACTGGATCAACGAGTCCCTGGCCGGGAACATGGGCTCGGCGCGCAAGAACGCGACGATCATCTACATGGACTACATGAACAACCCGATCAAGCGCTACGACCTGCGCAACGCCTGGTGCTGCAAGGTCGAGACGGCCGGGACGAAGGCCGGCGAGGCCCAGGTGCTGACCGAGCAGGTCACGATCACCTTCGAAGAACTGGTCATCGCCTGA
- a CDS encoding MFS transporter, which yields MSSIAADAAPGVLNRLWRRDLAAYPESARRYAYLGIVVLTTIVLYYLLYIQYAVATSIITHYHMTFTYFVWMSVIGNAVGAASSLLAGLADRWGRANLVVYGLLVAGVLVMILPSTSSKGAFLALFAALFFVEGIILVATPALIRDFSPQLGRATAMGFWAIGPVVGSLVVTTVTSHTLDSSTWQDELHYSGISALIVFVVALFALRELSPRLRDQIMVSMRDRALVEARARGIDPEQELTGHWRQMMRPGIAGPAFAISVYLLLYYALVGNLVIYFSSVYGYSEQRANAVANWYWASNAVSLVVAGLISDRLKVRKPLMIVGCVGTITTTAVFALLATHAHTGYYTFAIVFMIGGALAGVTYAPWMAAFTETVEERNPAATATGLAVWGWILRVVVAVSAAFTPVVVTSVTPVVDHGAEVAAAQAQAGPALAIIAQHPATFAELAKYPPDPAAIPPAVLAQAVSQVGLANLQTVQQAQPEIAILQAHGTEVAKAVKDGPHQWQTWWWIALAGQVVFLPFAAAMRGRLSPRKAREDAEAHAQAVERELARLQEAPAQ from the coding sequence GTGTCTAGCATCGCCGCTGACGCCGCACCGGGCGTCCTGAACCGCCTGTGGCGCCGCGATCTGGCCGCCTATCCGGAGTCCGCGCGCCGCTACGCCTATCTGGGCATCGTCGTGCTGACCACCATCGTCCTGTACTACCTGCTCTACATCCAGTACGCGGTCGCGACGTCGATCATCACGCACTACCACATGACCTTCACCTACTTCGTCTGGATGTCGGTGATCGGCAACGCCGTCGGCGCCGCCTCCTCGCTGCTGGCCGGGCTCGCCGACCGCTGGGGGCGGGCGAACCTGGTGGTCTACGGGCTGCTGGTGGCCGGCGTCCTGGTCATGATCCTGCCCAGCACGTCGAGCAAGGGCGCGTTCCTGGCGCTGTTCGCCGCGCTGTTCTTCGTCGAGGGCATCATCCTGGTCGCCACCCCGGCGCTGATCCGCGACTTCTCCCCGCAGCTGGGGCGGGCCACGGCGATGGGCTTCTGGGCGATCGGACCGGTGGTCGGCAGCCTGGTGGTCACCACCGTGACCAGCCACACGCTGGACAGCTCGACCTGGCAGGACGAGCTGCACTACTCGGGCATCAGTGCCCTGATCGTCTTCGTGGTGGCGCTGTTCGCGCTGCGCGAGCTCTCCCCGCGGCTGCGCGACCAGATCATGGTCAGCATGCGCGACCGGGCGCTGGTCGAGGCGCGTGCCCGGGGCATCGACCCGGAGCAGGAACTGACCGGGCACTGGCGTCAGATGATGCGCCCGGGCATCGCCGGTCCGGCGTTCGCGATCAGCGTGTACCTGCTGCTGTACTACGCGCTGGTCGGCAACCTGGTCATCTACTTCTCCTCGGTCTACGGCTACAGCGAGCAGCGCGCCAACGCTGTGGCGAACTGGTACTGGGCGTCCAACGCCGTCTCCTTGGTGGTCGCCGGGTTGATCTCCGACCGGCTGAAGGTCCGCAAACCCCTGATGATCGTGGGCTGCGTCGGCACGATCACCACCACGGCGGTCTTCGCCCTGCTCGCCACGCACGCGCACACCGGCTACTACACGTTCGCGATCGTGTTCATGATCGGCGGCGCGCTGGCCGGCGTGACGTACGCGCCATGGATGGCGGCGTTCACCGAGACCGTCGAGGAGCGCAACCCGGCGGCCACCGCGACCGGGCTGGCCGTGTGGGGCTGGATCCTGCGCGTGGTGGTCGCGGTGTCGGCGGCGTTCACGCCGGTGGTGGTGACGTCGGTGACGCCGGTCGTGGACCACGGCGCCGAGGTGGCCGCCGCGCAGGCGCAGGCCGGACCGGCGCTGGCGATCATCGCCCAGCACCCGGCGACCTTCGCCGAGCTGGCCAAGTACCCGCCGGACCCGGCCGCGATCCCGCCGGCCGTGCTGGCGCAGGCGGTGTCCCAGGTGGGCCTGGCGAACCTGCAGACGGTCCAGCAGGCGCAGCCGGAGATCGCGATCCTGCAGGCGCACGGCACCGAGGTCGCCAAGGCGGTCAAGGACGGTCCGCACCAGTGGCAGACGTGGTGGTGGATCGCGCTGGCCGGGCAGGTCGTGTTCCTGCCCTTCGCGGCCGCCATGCGCGGGCGCTTGAGTCCGCGCAAGGCCCGCGAGGACGCCGAGGCGCATGCCCAGGCGGTCGAGCGGGAGCTGGCGAGGTTGCAGGAGGCTCCGGCTCAGTGA
- a CDS encoding TetR/AcrR family transcriptional regulator yields the protein MAEQDRTRVPRGEARDRIVAAATELFGRQGYEATTTRQIVEAAQVTKGALYHWFSSKEELLTSIYRELLAEQTSRLKTIAAADTPADARLHLAVTDLFAHMDDHAEPLTVWARSMHLVAGEHAAAVRAERRRYQHLFQDLIEEGQKAGVFRADVAASVITNTFLSSVVQIHRWFRPDGPLTRRELGTQMVALFLDGVRVG from the coding sequence ATGGCTGAGCAGGATCGGACGAGGGTGCCGCGCGGCGAGGCCAGGGACCGGATCGTCGCCGCGGCCACGGAGCTGTTCGGCCGCCAGGGCTACGAGGCCACGACCACTCGCCAGATCGTCGAGGCCGCACAGGTCACCAAGGGCGCGCTGTACCACTGGTTCAGCTCCAAGGAGGAACTGCTCACCAGCATCTACCGCGAACTGCTCGCTGAACAGACTTCACGCCTGAAGACCATCGCCGCCGCCGACACCCCCGCCGACGCCCGCCTGCACCTAGCCGTCACCGACCTCTTCGCGCACATGGACGACCACGCCGAACCCCTGACCGTCTGGGCCCGCTCCATGCACCTCGTAGCCGGCGAACACGCCGCCGCCGTCCGCGCCGAACGCCGCCGCTACCAACACCTCTTCCAGGACCTGATCGAGGAAGGACAGAAAGCCGGCGTGTTCCGCGCCGACGTAGCCGCCAGCGTCATCACGAACACATTCCTGAGCAGCGTGGTCCAGATCCACCGCTGGTTCCGCCCCGACGGCCCACTGACGCGCCGAGAGCTGGGCACGCAGATGGTGGCTCTGTTCCTGGACGGGGTGCGCGTCGGGTAG
- a CDS encoding RICIN domain-containing protein: protein MWVDLNPVAADVEPGAEATVTITVRNTGDIVEEYHLQAAGDPARWGGIEPQTLRLYPGTTGTAQLTFSPPRSSEAQAGPQSYAVKVTPREDRENTFAIEGVLRVAEFADLRAELLPSTTRGWHRGKVRLAVDNYSNVVTSAAVSTTSTNSNLQVDIRTAALRLQPGRAQFSKFSVRPGRLLWFGVKAKHQYNVTVTPSGLGQPVSLQGTYMQSALLPRWLQRLLMFFAAAAAAILALWFGIHPSFATTAQASPQPTSANAPTVIVIQPTPPSSPSSSPTPTPTPTPKAPSSSAAAPPPASTSKAAPPPPASSSKAAPPPPASSSKPATPPAQIKTTNILNFASKASVDLYQSNFTDGQQVELWQTLHNDAQSWTVWLYPEDGYNLVIQSTDKPDSAGTKVLQVEPDSPTDVDISDDWGGVQGLQAHLTGDYQDWSLTSVPDNPDNPNGAYGVLKNKHTGTCLSSKGSGQYLTMAPCNTGDKNQWFWLFAL from the coding sequence GTGTGGGTTGATCTGAACCCGGTGGCGGCGGACGTCGAACCGGGCGCTGAAGCGACGGTGACGATCACCGTCCGCAACACCGGCGACATCGTCGAGGAGTACCACCTGCAGGCCGCCGGCGATCCCGCTCGCTGGGGCGGCATCGAGCCGCAGACGCTGCGCCTCTATCCGGGCACCACCGGTACCGCGCAGCTGACCTTCTCCCCGCCCCGCAGCTCAGAGGCACAAGCCGGGCCGCAGTCCTATGCGGTGAAGGTGACGCCGCGCGAAGACCGCGAGAACACTTTCGCCATCGAAGGCGTCCTGCGCGTCGCAGAGTTCGCCGATCTGCGCGCCGAACTCCTGCCCTCGACGACCCGCGGCTGGCATCGCGGCAAGGTCCGCCTCGCCGTCGACAACTACAGCAATGTGGTGACCAGCGCCGCGGTGTCGACCACCTCGACCAACTCCAACCTCCAGGTAGACATCCGCACCGCAGCCCTTCGCCTGCAACCCGGACGCGCGCAGTTCAGCAAGTTCAGCGTCCGCCCCGGACGGCTGCTGTGGTTCGGCGTCAAGGCAAAGCACCAGTACAACGTCACCGTCACGCCCTCAGGACTAGGACAACCGGTCAGCCTTCAGGGCACGTACATGCAATCGGCGCTGCTTCCCCGCTGGCTTCAACGGCTCCTGATGTTCTTCGCAGCCGCAGCGGCGGCGATCCTCGCGCTCTGGTTCGGCATCCACCCCTCCTTCGCCACCACCGCTCAAGCCTCACCCCAGCCGACCAGCGCGAACGCGCCGACCGTGATCGTCATCCAGCCGACGCCGCCCTCGTCCCCGTCCAGCAGCCCGACGCCGACACCGACCCCGACGCCGAAGGCGCCCTCGAGTTCGGCCGCCGCGCCGCCCCCGGCGTCCACGTCCAAGGCCGCCCCGCCGCCGCCCGCGTCCAGCTCCAAGGCCGCTCCCCCGCCGCCGGCGTCCAGCTCCAAGCCCGCGACCCCGCCGGCACAGATCAAGACGACCAACATCCTCAACTTCGCGAGCAAGGCCTCGGTCGACCTGTACCAGAGCAACTTCACCGACGGCCAGCAGGTCGAGCTCTGGCAGACCCTGCACAACGACGCCCAGAGCTGGACGGTCTGGCTGTACCCCGAAGACGGCTACAACCTGGTCATCCAGTCCACCGACAAGCCGGACAGCGCCGGCACGAAGGTCCTGCAGGTGGAACCGGACAGCCCCACCGACGTCGACATCTCCGACGACTGGGGCGGGGTGCAGGGCCTGCAAGCGCACTTGACCGGCGACTACCAGGACTGGTCCCTGACCTCCGTCCCGGACAACCCCGACAACCCGAACGGCGCCTACGGCGTGCTGAAGAACAAGCACACCGGGACCTGCCTGAGCAGCAAGGGTTCGGGGCAATATCTCACGATGGCGCCGTGCAACACCGGGGACAAGAACCAGTGGTTCTGGCTGTTCGCCCTCTGA